A single Uloborus diversus isolate 005 chromosome 7, Udiv.v.3.1, whole genome shotgun sequence DNA region contains:
- the LOC129226711 gene encoding uncharacterized protein LOC129226711: MLTVLCDCESIINSRPLTYVSDDVQDLTPITPSMFLQEIREIGVPDLDVLDHQKLNKRHAYTQKIRKDLRSRFRVEYLGHLRQPVTNRNTSPVLKVGDLVIVWTDNCKRIDWPLGRVLEVFTSKDGCVRVAKVKTKTGVFIRPVKKLCSLELGAVSSCELQKLKPPPVTVLEDLCCTTTTSSSPSLTALKLSSGVPSPELKVGSVENAQELN, from the coding sequence ATGTTAACAGTCCTCTGCGACTGTGAGAGTATCATAAATTCGCGACCGTTGACTTACGTTAGTGATGACGTTCAAGATCTTACCCCGATTACACCTTCTATGTTTTTGCAAGAGATTAGAGAAATCGGTGTTCCAGACTTAGATGTGCTGGATcatcagaaattaaataaacgtCACGCGTATACACAGAAAATACGAAAAGATCTCCGTTCGAGATTTCGAGTGGAATATCTCGGACACTTGCGACAACCTGTGACTAATAGAAATACTTCTCCAGTTCTAAAAGTTGGTGACTTAGTTATCGTGTGGACAGATAACTGTAAAAGAATTGACTGGCCACTCGGAAGAGTTCTAGAAGTGTTCACAAGTAAGGATGGATGTGTGCGAGTTGCTAAAGTCAAGACAAAAACGGGTGTCTTCATTCGTCCTGTTAAAAAGTTGTGTTCTCTGGAGCTGGGAGCGGTGTCATCTTGTGAGCTTCAAAAGTTAAAACCCCCTCCTGTGACTGTTCTTGAGGATTTGTGTTGCACCACCACCACCAGTTCATCACCTAGCCTGACAGCATTGAAGTTGAGTTCCGGAGTCCCGAGCCCTGAACTCAAGGTGGGGAGTGTGGAAAACGcccaagaactgaactga